From Rhodococcus sp. B7740, one genomic window encodes:
- a CDS encoding DUF3151 domain-containing protein, with protein MTSFGDLLGPQPTLLPGDDEAESALLNHEAPETVAAAHPTASIAWAYLAEAALESGATITAYAYARTGYHRGLDQLRRNGWKGFGPVPYSHEPNRGFLRCVAVLAKAARDINEHDEYARCLDLLEDCDPKAAEALGLG; from the coding sequence ATGACTTCTTTCGGTGATCTGCTCGGACCCCAACCCACACTGTTGCCCGGCGACGACGAGGCCGAATCCGCGCTGCTGAACCACGAGGCACCCGAGACCGTCGCGGCGGCGCATCCGACGGCGTCCATCGCGTGGGCCTACCTGGCCGAGGCGGCGCTCGAGTCGGGAGCCACCATCACGGCGTACGCCTACGCTCGCACCGGCTACCACCGAGGTCTTGACCAGTTGCGTCGTAATGGATGGAAGGGATTCGGGCCGGTCCCGTACAGCCATGAGCCCAACCGAGGATTCCTCCGATGCGTTGCAGTCCTCGCCAAAGCGGCCCGCGACATCAACGAGCACGACGAGTACGCCCGCTGCCTCGACCTCCTCGAAGACTGTGACCCCAAGGCAGCAGAAGCGCTCGGCCTGGGCTGA